A genomic segment from Candidatus Methylomirabilis sp. encodes:
- a CDS encoding GTPase domain-containing protein has translation MSFINYSAREINCKLVYYGPGLGGKTTNLQHIYKKVDPSAKGKLISLATETERTLFFDFMPLQLGQIRGFKVRLHLYTVPGQVFYDASRKLILKGADGVVFVADSQLERMESNIESLQNLEQNLGEQGIVLEKIPFVLQYNKRDLPNVVSIEDLQRALNTRNVPWFEGVAPTGVGVFETLKAIAKLVLQELKKKE, from the coding sequence ATGTCCTTCATCAACTACTCGGCGCGGGAGATCAACTGCAAGCTGGTCTATTACGGGCCGGGGCTCGGCGGGAAGACCACCAACCTCCAGCACATCTACAAGAAGGTGGACCCGTCCGCGAAGGGGAAACTCATCTCGTTGGCCACGGAGACGGAGCGGACCCTTTTCTTCGACTTCATGCCCCTGCAGTTGGGGCAGATCCGGGGCTTCAAGGTGCGCCTGCACCTCTACACCGTCCCCGGCCAGGTCTTCTACGACGCCAGCCGGAAGCTCATCTTGAAGGGAGCGGACGGGGTCGTCTTCGTCGCGGACTCCCAGCTCGAGCGCATGGAATCCAACATCGAAAGCCTGCAGAACCTCGAGCAGAACCTGGGGGAGCAGGGGATCGTGCTGGAGAAGATCCCGTTCGTTCTGCAGTACAACAAGCGGGACCTCCCCAATGTGGTCAGCATCGAGGACCTTCAGCGGGCGCTCAACACCCGCAACGTTCCCTGGTTCGAGGGGGTGGCGCCCACCGGCGTTGGGGTATTCGAGACGCTGAAAGCGATCGCCAAGCTGGTGCTGCAGGAGCTGAAGAAGAAAGAGTAG
- a CDS encoding roadblock/LC7 domain-containing protein has product MVSPGGTNLIILDEDFKRINACLSRLNQEARSKAVFLIDKNGQLISSHGETAGLDTTSLASLTAGNIAATGGLAQLLGEKEFSILFHEGERDNLHISIVAQRVILVIIFDSRSSLGLVRLRVKKAAEDLTRIFADIMKKLDREAGQARAMFGTHFSEITDDDIDNLFTKG; this is encoded by the coding sequence ATCGTGTCGCCGGGCGGGACGAACCTCATCATCCTGGATGAGGACTTCAAGCGGATCAATGCGTGCCTGAGCCGCCTGAACCAGGAGGCCCGCAGCAAGGCGGTCTTCCTCATCGACAAGAACGGCCAGCTCATCTCCTCCCATGGGGAGACGGCCGGCCTGGATACCACCTCGCTCGCCTCTCTCACCGCCGGTAACATCGCGGCGACCGGCGGCCTCGCCCAGCTCCTGGGAGAGAAAGAGTTCTCCATCCTCTTCCACGAGGGAGAGCGGGACAACCTCCACATCTCCATCGTCGCCCAGCGGGTCATCCTGGTGATCATCTTCGACAGCCGCTCCTCCCTGGGCCTGGTCCGCCTGCGGGTCAAGAAAGCCGCGGAAGACCTGACCCGGATCTTTGCCGACATCATGAAGAAGCTGGACCGGGAAGCCGGCCAGGCCCGGGCCATGTTCGGCACCCATTTCTCCGAGATCACGGACGACGATATCGACAACCTGTTCACGAAGGGCTAG
- the recR gene encoding recombination mediator RecR has protein sequence MARYAPTLVRLIDALMRLPGIGAKTAQRLAFYILKAPREEATALAEAIVELKEKTRLCEVCFNVAEELRCPICQDPGRTRSVICVVEEANDLMAIERTGEFKGLYHVLQGSLSPLEGRGPDDILARELLRRLKDGGVQEVILATNPNVEGEATALYLQRLIQPLGVRLTRIAHGLPVGGDLEYADEVTLARALSGRREMG, from the coding sequence GTGGCCCGCTACGCCCCCACCCTCGTCCGCCTCATCGACGCCCTGATGCGCCTCCCCGGCATCGGTGCCAAGACCGCCCAGCGCCTGGCCTTTTACATCCTGAAGGCCCCCCGCGAGGAAGCGACGGCCCTCGCCGAGGCGATCGTCGAGCTCAAGGAGAAGACGCGCCTCTGCGAGGTCTGCTTCAACGTCGCCGAGGAGCTCCGGTGCCCCATCTGCCAGGACCCCGGCCGGACCCGGAGCGTCATCTGTGTGGTGGAGGAGGCCAACGACCTGATGGCGATCGAGCGGACGGGAGAGTTCAAGGGGCTCTACCACGTCCTGCAGGGTTCCCTCTCCCCGCTGGAGGGACGCGGCCCGGATGACATCCTGGCGAGGGAACTGCTGCGGCGCCTGAAAGACGGGGGGGTCCAGGAGGTCATCCTGGCCACCAACCCGAACGTGGAGGGGGAAGCCACGGCCCTCTACCTGCAGCGGCTCATTCAGCCCCTCGGGGTGCGTCTCACCCGGATCGCTCACGGGCTGCCCGTGGGCGGGGACCTGGAGTATGCGGACGAAGTGACGTTAGCCCGGGCACTCTCCGGTCGTCGGGAGATGGGGTAG
- a CDS encoding YbaB/EbfC family nucleoid-associated protein, which yields MKDLGNLMRQAQKMKAELERLQGEAASKRVEGTAGGGMVTVTVDGRGEVLAVKIDPEVAAANDREMLQDLIVAATNEALRRARELMNAEMAKVAGGMGLPGLF from the coding sequence ATGAAGGATCTCGGCAACCTCATGAGGCAGGCGCAGAAGATGAAAGCCGAGCTGGAGCGCCTCCAGGGGGAAGCGGCGAGCAAGCGGGTGGAGGGGACGGCGGGGGGCGGCATGGTGACGGTCACGGTGGACGGGCGCGGCGAGGTGCTCGCCGTCAAGATCGACCCCGAGGTGGCCGCTGCGAACGATCGGGAGATGCTCCAGGACCTCATTGTCGCCGCCACCAACGAGGCCCTGCGCAGGGCGCGCGAGCTGATGAATGCCGAGATGGCGAAGGTCGCCGGCGGCATGGGCCTCCCCGGCCTCTTCTAG